One Rhipicephalus microplus isolate Deutch F79 chromosome 4, USDA_Rmic, whole genome shotgun sequence genomic window carries:
- the LOC119184072 gene encoding uncharacterized protein LOC119184072, which yields MREKLPLTTFEQDKEIIYYMNGSVVEQDIYCDPQALTSVSLTRYKGLRLVGILSPTEQIEPSAFEQDKTTGLVKHYIIPIMLQSSDNDKNMDSNSQGTDDGSNSTLSASRTKTGRADLTERSGESIYPVNGTCETRLVVDTAYFNAFHRNKERLVNYLAVLVAFVG from the exons ATGCGGGAAAAACTTCCGTTGACCACATTCGAACAAGACAAAGAAATTATTTATTAT ATGAATGGAAGCGTAGTAGAGCAGGACATTTACTGTGATCCTCAAGCCCTGACAAGCGTCAGCCTAACACGCTACAAGGGACTTCGACTG GTTGGAATCCTGAGTCCTACAGAGCAAATAGAACCGTCAGCTTTTGAACAAGACAAGACAACTGGTCTTGTGAAGCACTACATCATACCTATTATGCTGCAAAGCtccgacaacgacaaaaataTGGACTCAAACTCACAAG GCACTGATGACGGTTCTAATTCAACGCTGTCTGCGAGTCGTACTAAAACAGGCCGTGCCGACCTCACCGAAAGATCTGGAGAAAGTATTT ATCCCGTAAATGGCACTTGTGAGACCCGTCTTGTTGTAGACACGGCCTACTTTAATGCATTTCACCGGAACAAGGAACGGCTAGTGAATTACCTAGCTGTTCTTGTTGCATTTGTGGgttaa